Proteins encoded in a region of the Paenibacillus sp. E222 genome:
- the glpX gene encoding class II fructose-bisphosphatase, giving the protein MERELALEIVRVTELAALASAPWMGRGDKNSADEAATLAMRAMFDSVSIRGTVVIGEGEMDEAPMLYIGEEVGNAEGPEVDVAVDPLEGTEIVAKGLNNALSVIAVAGKGNLLHAPDMYMEKLAVGPALVGKVSIEDPVEVTLEKAAEALNKNISDLTVMILDRVRHESTIKTLRKVGVRIKFLSDGDVAGAMAPAFPEAGIDLYVGSGGAPEGVLAAAALSCLGGEIQGRLMPANADEFQRCLQMGIDNPYKVLTMQDMIGTEDVIFAATGVTPGEILGGVRYLADDRAETDSIVMRAKTKTIRFIRSQHFLPNKEVLHKVRQLQSTPEPSDRIQSHVTILEQAEFSQSSVGNGVTT; this is encoded by the coding sequence ATGGAACGCGAACTGGCGTTGGAAATTGTCCGAGTAACAGAATTGGCTGCGTTAGCTTCAGCACCCTGGATGGGGCGGGGCGACAAGAACAGTGCAGATGAGGCGGCTACTTTGGCTATGCGCGCCATGTTCGATTCCGTGTCCATTCGCGGCACGGTGGTAATCGGTGAAGGAGAAATGGATGAAGCACCCATGTTGTATATCGGCGAGGAAGTCGGGAACGCTGAGGGACCCGAGGTTGATGTGGCTGTAGATCCTTTGGAAGGTACAGAGATCGTAGCCAAGGGCCTGAACAACGCTTTATCGGTTATTGCAGTGGCGGGAAAAGGCAACCTGCTCCACGCACCGGATATGTATATGGAGAAGCTGGCTGTAGGGCCGGCTCTGGTGGGCAAGGTCAGTATCGAAGACCCGGTTGAAGTGACGTTGGAGAAAGCTGCTGAAGCATTGAACAAAAACATTTCTGATCTAACTGTCATGATTCTGGACCGTGTACGACATGAGAGCACAATCAAGACATTACGCAAGGTTGGTGTGCGAATCAAGTTCCTCAGTGATGGTGACGTTGCTGGTGCGATGGCACCTGCTTTTCCAGAGGCAGGAATTGATCTGTATGTTGGATCAGGCGGAGCACCGGAAGGTGTACTTGCAGCAGCAGCCTTGTCCTGTCTGGGGGGCGAGATTCAAGGTCGCCTAATGCCTGCGAACGCAGATGAATTCCAGCGCTGCTTGCAAATGGGGATCGATAATCCCTACAAAGTATTAACGATGCAGGATATGATCGGCACGGAAGACGTCATTTTTGCAGCAACTGGTGTTACCCCAGGTGAGATTCTTGGAGGAGTGCGTTACCTCGCAGATGACCGGGCAGAGACCGATTCCATTGTCATGCGTGCCAAAACCAAAACCATTCGTTTCATCCGTTCTCAGCATTTCCTTCCTAATAAGGAAGTGTTGCACAAAGTGCGGCAGCTTCAATCGACACCTGAGCCTTCGGATCGCATTCAAAGTCATGTCACTATTTTGGAACAGGCTGAGTTCAGTCAATCATCCGTCGGTAACGGCGTGACGACCTGA
- a CDS encoding EVE domain-containing protein: protein MNEQAKHDLMANNTEIQQTHTREFLSHQLDIEAESDEGNRYWIGVVSASHVEKGVEGGFAQLCHGKVASLRRMNAGDWLIYYSPRTSMQGGKVLQAFTAIGRIIDDQVYTYHVSDSFVPHRRNVHYYPCQQVKIADLLDQLILTRGQARWGYPFRYGHLQIQREDFLKIAVAMLGTEAENLLTGNKKN from the coding sequence ATGAATGAACAGGCAAAGCATGATTTGATGGCAAATAATACAGAAATTCAGCAGACTCATACGAGAGAATTTCTGTCCCATCAGTTAGATATAGAAGCAGAATCTGATGAAGGAAACCGCTACTGGATCGGGGTCGTGTCTGCATCCCATGTGGAAAAAGGGGTGGAAGGGGGCTTCGCCCAGCTCTGTCACGGCAAGGTAGCTTCACTGCGAAGAATGAATGCAGGAGACTGGCTGATCTATTATTCGCCCCGAACAAGCATGCAAGGAGGCAAGGTACTTCAAGCATTTACCGCCATAGGGCGTATAATAGACGATCAGGTGTACACGTACCATGTGTCGGATTCCTTTGTACCGCATCGGAGGAATGTTCACTATTATCCTTGTCAGCAGGTGAAGATCGCTGATTTACTGGATCAACTGATCCTTACTAGGGGACAGGCGCGATGGGGATATCCTTTTAGATATGGTCATTTGCAGATTCAAAGAGAGGATTTTCTGAAAATTGCAGTTGCCATGTTGGGGACTGAGGCAGAAAACCTTTTGACGGGAAATAAAAAGAATTGA
- a CDS encoding DinB family protein: METKITRNNDEIRRDFELTLERYLQELEQMSDAQLSYKPSETEWSVGQMYQHLIQSAMKMHLANVQLCISPDENSGKKKNQGKTETGEVVFAQASFPPIRIHVPASPEYTPLQPDGRETIIQGFNEVRDEIRRLEVLLEGTTLESTLPHPRFGGLNAEEWFALVEMHYRHHFLQLERLKKAWEEQVQR, from the coding sequence ATGGAAACGAAAATAACAAGGAACAACGATGAGATTCGACGAGATTTTGAACTGACGCTGGAACGTTATTTGCAGGAACTGGAGCAGATGAGCGATGCTCAGTTAAGCTACAAACCCAGTGAGACTGAGTGGTCGGTGGGCCAGATGTACCAGCATTTAATTCAGTCTGCGATGAAAATGCATTTAGCCAATGTTCAACTTTGTATAAGCCCAGACGAGAACTCGGGTAAGAAGAAAAACCAGGGGAAAACAGAAACAGGGGAAGTTGTTTTTGCGCAAGCAAGTTTTCCACCAATACGTATCCACGTTCCTGCTTCTCCTGAGTATACTCCACTACAACCGGATGGAAGAGAAACAATAATTCAAGGATTTAATGAGGTCAGGGATGAAATTCGGAGATTAGAAGTGCTGTTGGAAGGAACAACGCTGGAATCTACGTTGCCACATCCTAGGTTCGGTGGTTTAAATGCTGAGGAATGGTTTGCATTGGTGGAGATGCATTATCGTCATCATTTCTTGCAGCTTGAGCGTTTGAAAAAGGCATGGGAAGAACAGGTGCAGAGATGA
- a CDS encoding YafY family protein, whose amino-acid sequence MNKSDRMLAIVLELQRGKVQRAEDLALLFETSVRTIYRDIQALCEAGVPVVGEPGVGYSLMEGYFLPPISFTAEEAVTLLIGLDFVEQRFDNYYKSTSLTSRSKIEAILPVPLREEVGQIQQGIRLLRSPDSDAREREIEHMGIIRKAMQLKLKIRFHYHKPGTMNETVQKTIRLASPYGVLWMQGSWMLIARCDLRQEIRHFRISRMSDLEISTDSFDLPPDFNIHSYSPPDNRDVHVRVWFHGRIADRVIEANNYYMEKAELQTDGLYADFRVRHPEDVLRWILGWGASALVLEPESLRIRIREEASNLLKHY is encoded by the coding sequence GTGAACAAATCGGATCGTATGCTGGCCATTGTACTTGAGCTGCAGCGGGGGAAGGTTCAACGTGCGGAAGATTTGGCCCTCTTGTTTGAAACAAGTGTCCGAACCATATACAGAGACATTCAGGCGTTATGTGAGGCAGGAGTTCCTGTGGTGGGAGAACCCGGAGTAGGATATTCGCTTATGGAAGGATACTTTTTGCCTCCGATCAGCTTCACAGCTGAAGAAGCGGTAACACTTCTCATCGGACTTGATTTTGTGGAGCAGCGCTTCGATAACTACTACAAAAGTACATCTCTTACGTCCCGTTCCAAAATTGAAGCCATCCTGCCCGTGCCTCTTCGGGAAGAGGTGGGGCAGATACAACAGGGTATCCGTTTACTTCGTTCACCTGACAGTGATGCACGCGAGCGAGAGATCGAACATATGGGAATCATCCGCAAGGCAATGCAGCTTAAGCTCAAAATTCGTTTTCATTACCATAAACCTGGAACTATGAATGAAACCGTGCAAAAGACCATTCGTTTGGCCTCCCCTTACGGGGTGCTTTGGATGCAAGGTTCATGGATGCTGATTGCCCGATGTGATTTGCGACAGGAGATTCGTCATTTTCGTATATCCCGGATGAGCGATCTGGAGATTAGTACAGATTCATTCGATCTTCCTCCTGATTTTAATATTCATAGCTACTCACCACCTGACAACCGTGATGTTCATGTCCGTGTATGGTTTCATGGTCGAATTGCAGATCGAGTGATTGAAGCGAATAATTACTACATGGAGAAAGCAGAGCTGCAAACAGATGGATTATACGCAGATTTTCGTGTAAGGCATCCAGAAGATGTACTGCGTTGGATACTTGGCTGGGGAGCCTCGGCTCTGGTTTTGGAGCCTGAATCGTTGAGAATCCGTATTCGCGAGGAAGCAAGCAATCTCCTTAAACACTACTGA
- a CDS encoding (2Fe-2S)-binding protein — protein sequence MTEPLSNFWTAVVNGEKKQLHIAQTTRLVDVLRSHLNLTGTKVSCEVGRCGACMVLMNGEPVNSCLVMAYQCAGSEITTIEGLLGEKEGELHPIQQAFVEEGGFQCGYCTPGMVISTKALLDRNPQPSQEQIETGLCGNLCRCTGYGGILRAVNKVIDERDRVGSTP from the coding sequence ATGACTGAGCCTTTGAGCAACTTCTGGACAGCCGTTGTGAATGGGGAAAAGAAACAATTGCACATCGCCCAAACGACCCGTCTAGTGGACGTACTGCGCTCGCATTTGAATCTGACGGGAACAAAAGTTTCCTGCGAAGTTGGCCGCTGCGGTGCATGTATGGTTCTGATGAATGGAGAGCCTGTCAATTCCTGTCTCGTAATGGCTTATCAATGTGCTGGCAGTGAGATAACAACAATAGAAGGGTTGCTCGGTGAAAAGGAAGGCGAGTTACATCCAATTCAACAGGCTTTTGTGGAAGAGGGCGGCTTCCAATGCGGGTATTGTACACCCGGAATGGTCATTTCCACCAAGGCTCTCTTGGACCGCAATCCGCAGCCAAGTCAGGAACAGATTGAAACGGGATTATGCGGCAACCTGTGCCGCTGCACTGGATATGGAGGAATACTACGAGCGGTAAACAAGGTGATCGATGAGCGCGATAGGGTGGGTTCTACCCCATGA
- the pucD gene encoding xanthine dehydrogenase subunit D, with amino-acid sequence MLLNRNSSGKRWHLRPDGVGKVTGQLQYLTDMTLPDMIHGRVLRSSYPYARILSIDITGAEAMEGVFAVLTSKDVPGLNLFGIATPDQPVFCEDVVRYIGDAIAAVAADSPERAALALDAIRIEYEEWTPLDSPEAAMAPGAPELHEHGPGNVLHRTEIKRGNVEEGFAACEHIVSETYYTPRQMHAYMETEGGLFVPDENGRLHVYAATQHGYKDRMQLARIIGCSEEDIRVISSPIGGSFGGKDELNVQPYGALLALRCGRPVKMHNSRKESVRAGLKRHPMKIEMQTGISREGMIQAHRVRITADTGAYATLGAPVLNFCTEHCLGPYSIPNVDVEGVSVYTNNGVSGEFRGFGGNQAIFAIEGQMDRLAEIMNMDPWEFRRRNMREKSDPGPLNQRILVTDGLSQVWEAMDRSELWQKHLHPPADPALPPWIKRGVGAAIAMHGAGLGYGIPDPAGGRLSLNAEGKIEVAFSYEEFGQGLIATLEMMLCDLFHCSTSDLSIIIGDTDRVPHSGSSTASRSTTMAWMALQRLQAPFRSKILSVASTLSGIPADELITGIEGVWRKDQLSPEVTANEPTMNSKVLVSYVDLAKHGEAEEWIFDTQFEYPTTPDNVVGGHYLYTYAAVAAEVEVNTLTGEAKLLDTRHVVAAGPVINPMGFIGQIEGGSVMALGFTLTEDAVMQDSRYTTTNLDTYLIPTIRDIHTNLEVEAIEDLPEGDPFGPRGIGEIGSVALAPAITAAIHQATGVWVNRLPVPRDQLIKPLSVSLQEGVSSS; translated from the coding sequence ATGCTGTTGAATCGGAATAGTAGTGGGAAACGTTGGCATCTGCGGCCAGATGGGGTAGGCAAAGTAACGGGACAGCTTCAATATCTGACAGACATGACGCTGCCCGATATGATCCACGGAAGGGTCCTTCGAAGCTCTTATCCTTATGCCCGCATATTGTCTATCGATATTACCGGAGCGGAGGCTATGGAGGGGGTATTTGCCGTACTCACCTCCAAAGATGTGCCCGGTTTGAACCTGTTTGGCATTGCAACTCCGGATCAGCCTGTATTTTGCGAGGATGTTGTTCGTTATATCGGTGATGCCATTGCCGCGGTTGCTGCGGATTCCCCGGAACGTGCAGCGCTCGCTCTGGATGCCATCCGGATTGAATATGAGGAATGGACTCCACTGGACAGCCCCGAAGCTGCAATGGCACCCGGTGCACCAGAGCTCCATGAACATGGCCCCGGCAATGTGCTGCACCGCACCGAAATCAAGCGAGGCAATGTAGAAGAGGGCTTTGCTGCATGCGAACATATTGTGAGTGAGACTTATTATACCCCTCGTCAGATGCACGCCTATATGGAGACAGAAGGCGGTTTATTTGTTCCTGATGAGAATGGCAGACTCCATGTCTACGCAGCTACACAGCATGGTTACAAGGACAGGATGCAGCTTGCCCGAATCATTGGATGTTCCGAAGAAGATATCCGGGTGATTTCATCTCCGATAGGCGGTTCTTTTGGCGGGAAAGATGAGCTGAATGTACAGCCTTATGGAGCACTGCTTGCTTTAAGGTGCGGACGTCCTGTGAAAATGCACAATTCACGCAAAGAATCCGTACGTGCAGGCTTGAAGCGCCATCCGATGAAAATTGAGATGCAGACCGGAATCAGCCGTGAAGGCATGATCCAGGCTCACCGAGTCCGCATTACCGCAGACACCGGAGCATATGCAACGCTGGGGGCACCTGTCCTGAATTTCTGCACAGAACACTGTCTTGGGCCTTATTCGATTCCCAACGTAGATGTGGAGGGTGTCTCGGTGTACACGAATAATGGCGTGTCGGGAGAGTTCCGGGGATTTGGCGGTAATCAGGCGATCTTTGCAATAGAGGGTCAGATGGATCGACTCGCAGAGATTATGAATATGGACCCTTGGGAGTTTCGGAGACGCAACATGAGGGAAAAGTCCGATCCTGGGCCATTGAATCAACGGATTCTGGTCACGGATGGACTATCGCAAGTATGGGAGGCAATGGATCGTTCGGAATTATGGCAAAAGCATCTGCATCCCCCGGCAGATCCGGCTCTGCCTCCCTGGATTAAACGTGGTGTGGGTGCAGCCATCGCCATGCACGGGGCAGGGTTGGGTTATGGCATACCCGATCCGGCGGGCGGTCGTCTATCCCTGAATGCCGAAGGTAAGATTGAAGTGGCATTCAGCTACGAAGAATTCGGTCAGGGACTCATCGCCACGCTTGAAATGATGCTCTGCGATCTGTTCCACTGCTCAACCTCCGATCTGAGCATCATCATTGGGGATACGGATCGAGTGCCGCACAGTGGTTCAAGCACCGCTTCGCGTTCAACGACGATGGCCTGGATGGCTCTTCAGCGATTACAGGCACCATTCCGCTCCAAAATCTTGTCGGTAGCCTCTACCTTGTCAGGAATTCCGGCTGACGAACTGATTACTGGAATAGAGGGAGTATGGCGCAAGGATCAGCTTTCTCCAGAAGTTACAGCGAATGAACCGACGATGAATTCCAAAGTTCTTGTTTCTTACGTTGATCTGGCGAAGCATGGAGAAGCGGAAGAATGGATTTTTGATACTCAATTTGAATACCCGACCACGCCGGACAATGTTGTAGGTGGGCATTATTTATATACGTATGCTGCGGTAGCAGCAGAGGTGGAGGTAAACACGCTAACCGGGGAAGCCAAATTGCTGGATACGAGGCATGTGGTAGCTGCTGGCCCTGTCATCAATCCAATGGGATTCATTGGACAGATCGAAGGCGGGAGCGTAATGGCGTTGGGTTTTACATTGACCGAGGATGCTGTGATGCAAGACAGCCGCTACACGACAACCAATCTGGACACCTACTTGATTCCGACGATTCGCGACATTCACACCAACCTGGAAGTGGAGGCAATTGAAGATCTGCCCGAGGGCGATCCTTTTGGACCGCGGGGCATTGGCGAGATTGGTTCGGTGGCGCTTGCTCCGGCCATCACCGCTGCAATTCATCAGGCTACCGGGGTGTGGGTTAATCGTTTACCGGTTCCACGAGATCAACTAATCAAACCACTTAGCGTCTCGCTTCAGGAAGGAGTGAGCTCATCATGA
- a CDS encoding xanthine dehydrogenase family protein subunit M: MVMPAYGSGAQPTVWQPVNLDELQALKNELSGKYCYAAGATLLRTQWEGGLFPVPEHMISLARIPGASGVYVDGDDLVIGAVTRLSHCATDVLLQKLPILQSAMNAIAAPSIRNMATIGGNIVSGVGDSIPALLVYDAQLYWMTDNGMETRSLSSWLNGGREGSRNPNDVLIAIHIPMKHTSFLEVASERTSVTREISFYRKLGRRETFTASLVTIAFHGELGADGRWNKIAIAAGGGSGMAMRLPESEKLLLGVEASVMQASSLAATVMAEFETYSDAFATEQYRKQTAGNLLGAGLWEALRL; encoded by the coding sequence ATGGTCATGCCGGCATATGGGTCTGGAGCGCAGCCAACCGTTTGGCAGCCCGTTAATCTGGATGAACTTCAAGCTTTAAAGAATGAACTGTCCGGAAAGTATTGTTATGCAGCAGGGGCCACATTATTGCGTACTCAGTGGGAGGGCGGCCTCTTTCCTGTACCTGAGCATATGATCAGCCTTGCTCGTATTCCAGGTGCAAGCGGCGTATATGTGGATGGAGATGATCTGGTCATTGGAGCAGTGACGCGATTAAGTCATTGTGCCACAGACGTTCTTCTGCAAAAGCTGCCCATTTTACAATCTGCAATGAACGCTATCGCCGCTCCTTCTATTCGGAATATGGCGACAATTGGCGGAAACATTGTATCGGGAGTAGGCGACTCCATTCCCGCACTGCTTGTCTACGATGCACAGCTGTACTGGATGACGGACAATGGCATGGAGACGCGCAGTCTTTCCTCCTGGCTGAACGGCGGTCGTGAAGGCAGTCGCAACCCGAATGATGTGTTAATCGCCATTCATATTCCGATGAAACATACGTCTTTCCTTGAAGTCGCGAGCGAACGGACATCTGTAACGCGTGAAATTTCATTTTACCGCAAGCTGGGTCGGCGGGAGACCTTTACAGCATCGCTGGTGACGATTGCATTTCACGGAGAATTGGGCGCAGATGGTCGTTGGAATAAGATTGCAATCGCAGCAGGTGGAGGTTCAGGCATGGCCATGAGACTTCCTGAGTCGGAAAAACTGCTTCTTGGCGTGGAGGCTTCTGTTATGCAAGCTTCATCTCTAGCTGCCACAGTGATGGCGGAATTCGAAACGTATAGTGATGCATTCGCTACAGAACAGTATCGCAAACAAACGGCAGGTAATTTGCTCGGTGCCGGACTCTGGGAAGCACTTCGCTTATAG
- a CDS encoding NTP transferase domain-containing protein encodes MRLTGIVLAAGKSSRMGRDKLSIVMPDGRCLAAWTLESALNSDLERVICVVKPEDSLAWIPSMWLNEASYGCTPDTRTKLQIAICTDYAYGMAMSLHCGILSAMAYRPEGVMMILADQPLLQAQDINRVAETLAANKRCDYAAATDGGGGKPPVAFREHMLGPLLSLSGDEGARKIMRNAKYAGTHVSLSDFSFWDADTEPELQRILDYVNGIK; translated from the coding sequence ATGCGACTGACGGGCATCGTGCTAGCGGCAGGTAAGAGCAGCCGAATGGGGCGGGATAAACTGTCTATCGTCATGCCTGACGGAAGATGTTTGGCCGCATGGACATTGGAATCCGCCTTGAATTCCGATTTGGAGAGAGTCATTTGTGTGGTCAAACCCGAGGATTCATTGGCATGGATCCCCTCCATGTGGCTCAATGAAGCGTCATATGGCTGTACTCCAGATACGAGGACGAAGCTACAGATTGCAATCTGTACCGATTATGCATACGGTATGGCCATGTCCCTTCACTGCGGCATTCTGTCTGCTATGGCATACAGGCCAGAAGGTGTGATGATGATTTTGGCAGATCAGCCGTTATTGCAGGCACAAGATATTAACAGGGTTGCTGAGACGTTAGCAGCCAACAAACGGTGTGATTATGCAGCAGCTACGGATGGCGGTGGAGGCAAGCCTCCGGTCGCCTTTCGTGAGCATATGCTGGGGCCTCTTTTGTCGCTCAGCGGAGATGAGGGGGCGAGAAAAATCATGCGCAATGCCAAGTATGCAGGCACGCATGTATCGTTGTCTGATTTTAGCTTTTGGGATGCGGATACCGAACCAGAGCTGCAGCGCATTTTGGATTATGTGAATGGCATAAAATGA
- a CDS encoding XdhC family protein, with amino-acid sequence MEMHDLCAIAAGEPRCVLATAVKVEGHAYRKQGVSMLLTEDGAMYGSISPGCLESDLQARVDRVLSTQQLEFVEYDMRPEDDLSWGETIGCGGLIIVLLEPVCGELWSILSRMHTYFQSGSAVELTRSFYDQYTRIHYVIQPAEDAESKTSLYPSPVAKGASLGPINTMIIEETPIPRLSLVVIHSSEADATASNSGESNLQKDGLTEAERWDVPLQISARYEPKPRLIIIGAGNDVIPVALLGKSAGFHVVVADWRETLCTAERFPGVELIHGFPREIMHVLDIQSGDYIVLMSHQFPREREFLELLEDRNYAYLGIMGSRTRTARLLNDLPPLKHLHSPVGLTIGADGPEEIAISIAAELISCKRTVVAAECRNAQRGIAHATDGHRASGR; translated from the coding sequence ATGGAAATGCATGATCTGTGTGCAATTGCAGCGGGGGAGCCGCGCTGCGTTCTCGCAACAGCGGTCAAGGTAGAAGGTCATGCTTACCGTAAGCAGGGTGTCTCTATGCTTTTGACCGAAGATGGTGCGATGTATGGCAGTATCAGTCCGGGTTGTCTGGAGAGTGATCTGCAGGCTAGGGTGGACCGTGTGCTGTCTACACAGCAGTTGGAGTTCGTGGAGTATGATATGCGTCCGGAAGATGATCTGTCCTGGGGGGAAACGATTGGCTGCGGCGGGTTGATTATAGTGCTGCTAGAGCCGGTATGTGGCGAACTCTGGTCGATCTTGTCCCGTATGCATACGTATTTTCAATCTGGATCAGCTGTGGAGCTAACCCGTTCATTCTACGATCAATACACACGGATTCATTATGTGATTCAGCCTGCTGAGGATGCAGAAAGCAAGACATCATTATACCCTTCTCCAGTTGCCAAAGGAGCTTCTCTAGGTCCAATAAATACAATGATTATAGAGGAAACACCGATACCGCGACTATCGTTGGTCGTTATTCATTCGTCAGAAGCTGATGCTACTGCATCTAATTCTGGAGAGAGTAATCTTCAGAAGGATGGATTGACTGAGGCAGAGCGGTGGGATGTCCCTCTACAGATCTCTGCAAGATATGAGCCCAAACCCCGTCTGATTATCATTGGAGCCGGAAATGATGTAATTCCGGTCGCCCTTCTGGGAAAATCAGCAGGATTTCATGTGGTCGTAGCAGATTGGCGAGAAACCTTATGCACCGCTGAACGCTTTCCGGGGGTTGAACTTATTCATGGTTTCCCTCGTGAGATCATGCATGTACTGGATATCCAAAGCGGGGATTATATCGTATTGATGAGTCATCAATTTCCGAGAGAACGGGAGTTTCTTGAATTACTTGAGGATCGGAATTATGCATACCTTGGTATTATGGGCTCCAGAACACGGACAGCACGTTTGCTTAACGATCTCCCCCCGCTAAAACATTTGCATTCACCCGTCGGCTTGACCATTGGTGCTGATGGACCGGAAGAGATCGCAATCAGTATCGCAGCAGAACTTATTTCCTGTAAACGTACAGTAGTTGCCGCAGAGTGTCGCAACGCACAGAGGGGGATTGCACATGCGACTGACGGGCATCGTGCTAGCGGCAGGTAA
- a CDS encoding 5'-deoxyadenosine deaminase translates to MGTILLKGAQLVTMNAEEDVFTGDLIIEDNKIKEIAEHIDVQADQVIDARGKVLLPGFIQTHIHLCQTLFRGRADDLELMDWLRQRIWPLEAAHDEESVYYSAMLGLGELISSGTTTILDMETVHHTDSAFQAMAQSGIRVISGKVMMDHGDEVPEPLRENTATSLQQSVDLLEKWNGFGGGRIQYAFCPRFVVSCTEELLVEVRDLSNKYHVKVHTHASENRGEIELVEHERGMRNIVYLDHIGLATPRLVLAHCVWLSEEEKEIIRKRGVKVTHCPGSNMKLSSGIADIPDLLNRQIAVGIGADGAPCNNNLDMFQEMRLTALIQKVPHGPTVMDARTVLRMATMGGAEVLGMSKEIGSLEVGKKADMLLLDLDDFHTYPSYETDVYSRVVYSATRSCVDTVIIDGSIVLKNRKIQTIDRGIVLRESDKSIARLMKRI, encoded by the coding sequence ATGGGAACGATCCTGCTAAAAGGTGCACAACTCGTCACAATGAATGCAGAAGAGGATGTATTTACGGGAGATCTGATAATTGAGGATAACAAAATCAAAGAGATTGCAGAACATATCGATGTTCAGGCAGATCAGGTCATTGATGCTCGAGGCAAAGTGCTGCTGCCAGGTTTTATCCAGACGCATATTCATCTGTGTCAGACTTTGTTCCGTGGACGTGCGGACGACCTGGAATTGATGGATTGGCTTCGTCAACGCATTTGGCCGCTTGAGGCGGCGCATGATGAAGAGTCAGTCTATTACTCGGCAATGCTCGGCTTGGGCGAATTGATTTCCAGCGGGACAACGACGATTTTGGATATGGAGACCGTGCATCATACCGATTCGGCTTTTCAGGCGATGGCACAGAGCGGCATTCGGGTGATTTCCGGTAAAGTGATGATGGATCACGGGGATGAAGTTCCTGAACCGCTGCGTGAAAATACGGCTACCTCGCTGCAACAAAGTGTCGATTTGCTGGAGAAATGGAACGGATTCGGCGGTGGCCGCATTCAGTATGCATTTTGTCCACGCTTTGTCGTCTCGTGCACCGAAGAATTGTTGGTTGAGGTACGTGACCTGTCGAATAAGTACCATGTGAAAGTGCACACCCATGCCTCCGAAAATCGTGGCGAGATCGAACTGGTAGAACACGAACGTGGCATGCGCAACATTGTCTATCTGGATCATATCGGTCTGGCTACTCCAAGACTGGTGCTTGCCCACTGTGTGTGGCTGAGTGAGGAAGAGAAGGAGATTATTCGCAAACGCGGGGTAAAAGTCACCCACTGCCCTGGATCGAATATGAAACTGTCCTCGGGTATAGCAGATATTCCCGATCTGCTGAATCGTCAGATTGCGGTAGGCATTGGTGCCGATGGTGCGCCGTGCAACAACAATCTGGATATGTTCCAGGAGATGCGCCTGACCGCGCTCATTCAAAAGGTGCCTCATGGTCCAACAGTGATGGACGCTCGGACAGTGCTGCGCATGGCGACGATGGGTGGAGCGGAAGTACTCGGAATGTCCAAGGAAATCGGCAGTCTGGAAGTGGGTAAAAAAGCAGATATGTTACTGCTGGATCTGGATGATTTTCATACGTACCCTTCCTATGAGACTGATGTGTACTCCCGTGTGGTCTATTCCGCAACTCGCAGCTGTGTAGACACCGTTATTATTGATGGAAGTATCGTGCTCAAAAACCGGAAGATTCAAACAATTGATCGCGGCATCGTGCTTCGTGAATCGGATAAAAGCATTGCAAGATTGATGAAACGTATCTAA